A single genomic interval of Xyrauchen texanus isolate HMW12.3.18 chromosome 8, RBS_HiC_50CHRs, whole genome shotgun sequence harbors:
- the mpp2a gene encoding MAGUK p55 subfamily member 2a, protein MPVAATSTEHAVPQVLDTLSDSTSSTTANDLDLIFLKGIMESPVSAESLEEARLEAVRDNNVELVQDILRELSPFTNRSNTAAELSRILNQPHFQSLLETHDSVASQTCETPPPSPCAFMEPPINSVPVPADAIRMVGIRKVAGEHLGVTFRIENGELVIARILHGGMIDQQGLLHVGDIIKEVNGKEVGGDPRVLQEMLQEASASVVLKILPSYQEQHPPRQVFVKCHFDYDPANDNLIPCKEAGLQFTSGDILHIVNQEDVNWWQARRVEGGSAGLIPSQLLEEKRKAFVKRDVELSPAVNLCTGMVGKKKKKMMYLTTKNAEFDRHELLIYEEVAKVPPFCRKTLVLIGAPGVGRRSLKNKLLVSDPQHYGTTIPYTSRKPKSADKDNTMYAFTSRSKMEADIKDGCYLEYGEYDGNLYGTKIDSIHEVVEAGRICILDVNPQALKVLRTSEFLPYVVFIKAPDVEVLKEMNRSGIEAGVATKRLTDIELKRTVDESAKIQRVYGHYFDLTIVNDNLDQAYQNIKGSLEKLKGAQQWVPVGWVF, encoded by the exons CAGTGCCACAGGTGCTGGACACTCTGAGTGACAGCACCAGCTCAACCACTGCCAATGACCTGGACCTCATCTTCCTCAAGGGCATCATGGAGAGTCCAGTG AGTGCAGAGAGTCTAGAGGAGGCACGTCTGGAGGCCGTGAGGGACAACAACGTTGAGCTGGTGCAGGACATCTTGCGAGAGCTGAGCCCCTTCACAAATCGCAGCAACACTGCCGCAGAGCTCTCTCGTATCCTCAACCAGCCCCACTTCCAG TCTTTGTTGGAGACCCACGACTCTGTGGCCTCTCAGACGTGTGAGACTCCACCTCCAAGCCCCTGTGCTTTCATGGAGCCGCCCATCAACAGTGTACCAGTGCCAGCTGATGCCATACGCATGGTGGGCATCCGCAAAGTGGCTGGAGAGCACTTG GGTGTCACTTTCCGTATTGAGAATGGAGAGCTGGTGATTGCACGCATTCTCCACGGAGGGATGATCGATCAGCAGGGCTTGCTCCATGTGGGTGACATCATTAAGGAGGTGAATGGGAAGGAGGTGGGTGGCGACCCACGTGTTCTTCAGGAGATGCTTCAGGAGGCCAGCGCCAGTGTGGTGCTCAAAATTCTTCCCAGTTATCAGGAGCAACACCCACCCAGACAG GTTTTTGTGAAGTGCCATTTTGATTATGATCCTGCCAATGACAACCTCATCCCTTGCAAGGAGGCAGGACTACAGTTCACTAGTGGAGACATTCTACATATTGTTAATCAGGAGGATGTGAACTGGTGGCAG GCCCGTCGTGTAGAGGGAGGCAGTGCCGGCCTGATTCCCAGTCAACTTctggaggagaagaggaaagctTTTGTGAAGCGAGATGTAGAGCTGTCACCAGCAG TCAATCTGTGTACTGGAATGGTTggcaaaaagaagaagaaaatgatGTATCTGACTACAAAAAATGCAG AGTTCGACAGGCATGAGTTGCTCATTTATGAAGAGGTAGCAAAAGTACCTCCATTTTGCAGAAAGACGCTGGTTCTGATAGGTGCACCAGGAGTGGGCCGACGAAGCCTGAAGAACAAGCTGCTTGTGTCAGATCCTCAGCACTACGGCACCACCATTCCCT ACACCTCCAGAAAGCCCAAATCAGCAGACAAAGACAATACGATGTATGCATTCACATCCCGCAGTAAGATGGAAGCTGATATTAAAGATGGGTGCTACCTTGAATATGGTGAATATGATGGTAACCTCTATGGCACCAAGATTGACTCCATCCATGAAGTAGTGGAGGCTGGCCGCATCTGCATCTTGGACGTCAACCCACAG GCCCTAAAGGTCCTCAGGACATCAGAGTTTTTGCCATATGTGGTGTTCATCAAAGCCCCTGATGTTGAGGTGCTTAAGGAAATGAATAGGTCTGGGATCGAGGCAGGAGTGGCGACCAAACGCCTAACA GACATAGAGCTGAAGAGGACAGTGGATGAGAGTGCCAAAATTCAGCGAGTGTATGGACACTACTTTGACCTCACCATAGTAAATGACAATTTGGATCAGGCATACCAGAACATCAAGGGCTCCTTAGAAAAGTTAAAGGGAGCTCAGCAGTGGGTTCCAGTTGGGTGGGTCTTTTAG